A stretch of Miscanthus floridulus cultivar M001 chromosome 13, ASM1932011v1, whole genome shotgun sequence DNA encodes these proteins:
- the LOC136499537 gene encoding uncharacterized protein, producing MRYATEHALYTRRWGKEELIIDMYVDDLIVTGTRVEDIDSFKRDMAAHFRMSGLGAFSYYLGIEGTVDQGIVFPKTGGSRLQLTLFSDTDMAGDIDGWQSTPGVLVFLGLAPISWLSLK from the exons ATGAGGtacgcaaccgagcacgcgctctacacgcggcgatgggggaaggaggagctcatcatcgACATGTATGtagatgacttgatcgtcaccggcacgcgtgtggaggacatcgacagcttcaagcgcgatatggcggctcattttcgaatgagcggTCTCGGTGCgttctcctactacctcggcatcgag gggacggtggatcaggggatcgtctttcctaagaccggtggaagtaggCTGCAACTCACTTTGTTCAGCGATACAGATATGGcaggggacatcgacggatggcAGAGCACccctggcgtgctcgtcttcctcgggttggctccaatttcatggctgtcgctgaaatag